One stretch of Pomacea canaliculata isolate SZHN2017 linkage group LG1, ASM307304v1, whole genome shotgun sequence DNA includes these proteins:
- the LOC112570954 gene encoding NADH dehydrogenase [ubiquinone] 1 beta subcomplex subunit 3-like, with the protein MGHGHGEHFQAPDWKSYKINGIPELEQLKRLLAAQGLKDPWIRNEVWRYDPKFYGNEYRNALKSLGRGLKYAVGAMVITIAVESFMKKKKNGTAHESDSENGHH; encoded by the exons ATGGGACATGGCCATGGGGAACACTTTCAGGCTCCTGACTGGAAAAGTTATAAAATCAACGGTATACCGGAGCTAGAACAGCTTAAGAGGCTGCTTGCTGCGCAAGGTTTGAAAGATCCTTGGATCAG gaatGAAGTGTGGCGTTACGATCCTAAGTTCTATGGAAATGAATATAGAAATGCTCTTAAGAGCTTGGGTCGAGGCCTGAAGTATGCAGTGGGTGCTATGGTCATCACCATCGCAGTGGAGAGTttcatgaagaagaaaaagaatggtaCAGCACATGAAAGTGACAGTGAAAATGGTCATCACTGA